A section of the Parambassis ranga unplaced genomic scaffold, fParRan2.1 scaffold_167_arrow_ctg1, whole genome shotgun sequence genome encodes:
- the LOC114429598 gene encoding protein Wnt-16-like — translation MAAGLVHAVTRSCSQGNTTDCGCDTRLRGGGSPVEGWQWGGCSDHIQYGTWFSRKFMDSVVKNISASRGGHTLSTMNQHNREAGRQAIERTMSTDCRCHGVSGSCAVKTCWRTMAAFEHVGAYLKDRYEHSVQVSDRSKRKMGRKDQHRLLVDKHQLIFLNKSPNYCLEDRQRGVTGTRGRRCSRTSTGPDGCNLLCCGRGYNTHVVRHVQRCECKFVWCCYVRCRRCESMNDMHTCK, via the exons ATGGCAGCTGGTCTAGTCCACGCCGTCACGCGCTCCTGCAGTCAGGGAAACACGACAGACTGCGGCTGCGACACTAGGCTGCGAGGTGGCGGCTCGCCGGTAGAGGGCTGGCAGTGGGGCGGTTGCTCAGACCACATTCAGTACGGGACCTGGTTCAGCCGCAAGTTCATGGACAGCGTGGTAAAAAACATATCGGCCAGCCGAGGGGGGCACACGCTAAGCACCATGAACCAGCACAACAGAGAGGCCGGGCGGCAG GCCATCGAGAGGACCATGTCCACAGACTGCCGCTGTCACGGAGTCTCCGGCTCCTGTGCAGTAAAGACGTGCTGGAGGACGATGGCGGCCTTTGAGCATGTCGGCGCCTACCTGAAGGACCGATATGAGCACAGTGTTCAGGTCTCGGACCGATCGAAGAGGAAGATGGGGAGGAAGGATCAACACCGCCTGCTGGTCGACAAACATCAGCTCATCTTCCTCAACAAATCTCCAAACTACTGCCTGGAGGACCGACAGCGGGGCGTCACGGGCACCAGAGGGCGCCGCTGTAGCCGCACGTCCACGGGGCCGGACGGCTGCAACTTGCTGTGCTGCGGCCGTGGATACAACACGCATGTGGTGAGACACGTGCAGCGCTGCGAGTGCAAGTTCGTCTGGTGCTGCTACGTCCGCTGCCGACGCTGCGAGAGCATGAACGACATGCACACCTGTAAATGA